The genomic segment TGACAATCTTATTATGCTGAAAAGCAGCAGTGCTTTAAAAAAAGAAATCCATTCATGTCAAAATGTATTAAAAAAACTTGGAATTTTATGTTTTGCGTTCCGTCCTCCTGTTGGTATAATAAACCCTAAATTAGGAAGCATTCTCAGTAAATCAGGTTTATTTGCTGTAAATTTCAGGCTGCGTCCTGGAGATGGAGGCAACAGGTGGATAAAAAACCTTTCTAACAGGGTTTTGAAAAAAATTCAGCCAGGTGATATTATTGTACTTCATGATGCTGTCCCTGCAAAAAAAGAACAGATAAATTACTGGATAAAAGAGATAGATGCAATTATATCAGGAATTAAAAAAAAAGGATTTGCAATTATCCCTTTGTCAGAACTCATAGGAAGAAAGGTAATGATTAAACTTTGATACAGGAGAATATATGATATTTAATCAATATTTATTAACTGCAGTAATTTTAATTTGCTTTGTATTTCCAGGTTCATGTTTTAGCGAAGAGAATTATTCCATAGATGGTGAATCGGTTCTTATGTACAAAATAATAGACTGGTGGGAGGCCTGCTCTTCAAATAGAAAACAAATTTTTTATATGGAACCAGATAAATTTGAAAATCATGAGAGGTTTGAGCTGCGCAGGAAAAAAGCTCTTGAACAATATAAAGACTGCGACCGGCTTAAAGGCAAGGTTCTTGAATATACTATTAAAGGTGATATCCAGGTTGAATATCAAAAAGAAAATAAGGAATTACACATGATATTTGATGAAGAAGACATTGGGTCTATGCTTTACCTGAATTCAAATATTCTCAATAAATCTGCCTCTCGTGTTTTTAAATGTATAAGGCTGTATGAAAAACACTTTTCACCATCTGAAATATCTAATTGCGGGTATCT from the Desulfonema limicola genome contains:
- a CDS encoding polysaccharide deacetylase family protein is translated as MNYQISNAEKIGIISYIAALLLSFFDIRFAAIPLVLFILLCFTAPFFYNLSFFLPIVSFGNTKKRSLSLTFDDGPDPNSTSEILRLLLKHNVKAAFFIVGNKAEKYPDLIQQILSQGHEIGNHSYSHDNLIMLKSSSALKKEIHSCQNVLKKLGILCFAFRPPVGIINPKLGSILSKSGLFAVNFRLRPGDGGNRWIKNLSNRVLKKIQPGDIIVLHDAVPAKKEQINYWIKEIDAIISGIKKKGFAIIPLSELIGRKVMIKL